The genomic stretch CGAGGCGACCAGTTCGGCGGGATCAAACGCTTCGGGGGACTCCGCGGCCAGAATGGACGTGCGGTTGCCGGCAAACTCGAGATATCCGGAGACAATCTGGTTGAGGCGGTCGACTTCTTCGATGATGTACTGAGACTCTTCGGATGGACTTTTCCGCGCGATCCGTTCGGCCGAACCGCGGATAATCATCATTGGATTTTTGATCTCGTGCGCCACGACGGAAACCATCCGCCCGAGGTAAGTTTCGGTTTCGGCCAGAAAGAGCTTTCGTTCCGCCGCATTGATCTTGCGCTGCAGGCCGAGGAAAACGGCTCCAAGCGCGATTCCTCCGACAAGCGACAGGACGGTGGAGTAGTAGAGATTGCGCCGAAGCTCCCCGAGGGAGTCAAAGTAATCGACGCTCGCTTCGAGACCGAGCACGCCGACCAGCAGCCGGTCCGAATCATACAGCGGGGCGAACGCCGACTTGAGGTAGACCGCCCCGGACCGGTAGGTGGCGCTGACCAGGGCATGCGACGGCTCGCCGAACAGTACGGAATCGATACAGGGTCCGTTGAGGACGGTAAGAAAATACAGGCTGTCGGTCTCCAGCGTGGTGCTGGCCAGGTAACGGTAACGATCGTCGAGGATAAACGCCTCGGCCAGCGAGTCCGATCCCCGCACGGCTTCGAGAATGGAGACAACCTGCAAAAACGAACGGGCGTCGTCGAGCATCAGACCGTCGATAAGCGCCGGATCAATAGACGCGGCGGCCGTCTCGGCCACGGCGCGGAGTTTGCGCGAAAGCTGGTCCTCGAGCAGCGCTTCGGTTCGGCGGTAGGACAACCACCACGCCAGATTGACGAGGACGATCAGAAGAGCCGTGAAGACCGCGATGGCAACAAACCGTTTCGATCCGCCAGACATGCGGTTATAATGATCGCGGGGGAGATGCAAAGCAACAACAAGAAAGGTCATGTGCATATGGGCACACTGATCCCGAAACGAGCCGACTATGTGCAGGCGGTGCGACGCTACCACGCCGCGACACCGCTGCACGCGCATTTCGGAATTGAACTGACCGACATTTCGCCCGGATGCGTGAGGGTGCGCATGCCGTCACGCGGCGAGTTCACCCAGCAAAACGGATATCTGCAGGCGGGGGTGCTGGTATCGCTGGCCGATGCGGCGGCGGGAATGGCGGCGTGGACACTACTGGCGGAGGACGAAAATCTGCTGTCGGTGAACATCACTGTCCAGCTGATGCGGGCGGCTGATGGAAAGGGATTCGTGGCCGAGGGGAGGGTGGTCAGGGCCGGCTCACGGTTGATGTTCTGTGAGGCGGAGGGTGTGGGCGGAGGATGATCCCGGTTGTAAACCGCTGATCCGGGCGTCGATGACGATGGCGGTACTGACCGGTGAGTCGCAGGCAAACGACAGGGCGTGAAGTGGGGGGACTCGAGAAGCGGTTCGTTGGCCCGATTCGGGCGAGGGGAGCATTGAAAACAAGGCAACCGGGGTCGCATCCGTGCGACGGGACAGATCACCCTCTCGTCCCTGCCATCTCACCCGGTTACGAACGTACGGGCCCCCTCGGTGAGAATATCTCCTTTGAAGCATATGTTTGTCAAGCGGCTATTGAGTCGGCAGTTACGGAATTTCATTTTCAACAATCTGTAATATTCTATTAGACAATGGGAATATGAGCGGGTCCCACTGTGCGGGAATGTGGCTGAGGACATTTCACGGTGCTCGGACCTCGTTGAGCGACCCAGACTCGGGGACTGGATTTGGAGGCGCGCGGGGCACGAGAGTGGCCCGTAACACCAGGTCCGTTTGTGGGCGACAGGCGGGGAACCGGGTGAGTGAAACGCTGTTTTGGCGCTATAACCGCTTGACAGATTATTCGAAAACCGTATTATAGTGGACTTTCCGGCGCACGCCGGATGACAGATTCGCCAGAACGACCCCTTCGTCTAGTGGTTAGGACATCGCCCTTTCACGGCGGTAACACGGGTTCGAG from Candidatus Zixiibacteriota bacterium encodes the following:
- a CDS encoding HAMP domain-containing sensor histidine kinase, with amino-acid sequence MSGGSKRFVAIAVFTALLIVLVNLAWWLSYRRTEALLEDQLSRKLRAVAETAAASIDPALIDGLMLDDARSFLQVVSILEAVRGSDSLAEAFILDDRYRYLASTTLETDSLYFLTVLNGPCIDSVLFGEPSHALVSATYRSGAVYLKSAFAPLYDSDRLLVGVLGLEASVDYFDSLGELRRNLYYSTVLSLVGGIALGAVFLGLQRKINAAERKLFLAETETYLGRMVSVVAHEIKNPMMIIRGSAERIARKSPSEESQYIIEEVDRLNQIVSGYLEFAGNRTSILAAESPEAFDPAELVASLRSHVLQRYDDTPIEWLGNVPAGIQLTGYRRSLRQVLLNLLINGVDACLDAGLPVSVGIDLSSDDRTLIFRVVDRGPGIDRAGLKRLFDPFYTTKQTGSGLGLYISRRIITDMGGALDIESTVGSGSCVTIRLPKKPTT
- a CDS encoding PaaI family thioesterase: MGTLIPKRADYVQAVRRYHAATPLHAHFGIELTDISPGCVRVRMPSRGEFTQQNGYLQAGVLVSLADAAAGMAAWTLLAEDENLLSVNITVQLMRAADGKGFVAEGRVVRAGSRLMFCEAEGVGGG